A genomic region of Stegostoma tigrinum isolate sSteTig4 chromosome 13, sSteTig4.hap1, whole genome shotgun sequence contains the following coding sequences:
- the LOC125458387 gene encoding homeobox protein Nkx-2.5-like, whose translation MFAGSTTSTPFSVKDILNLQHHPDMASLGESAEFDSPSSPASCMLARTKQQHFSETQSLATYNELLPKLNSCKNHANYSSSSFGNNYLEIDSREAKTSNGATGKNKECRLIGVNTEKEGEKTDEAERPRRRRRKPRVLFSQAQVYELERRFKQQKYLSAPERDHLANILKLTSTQVKIWFQNRRYKCKRQRQDKSLEMVGLPPPRRIAVPVLVRDGKPCLGESSSYHSPYNMHLSPYAYGTYANYTNYSGAASTANYDCNYPSVQAMPPSTAAGSFMNMNFTVNELNTAVQTQIHQNTGVSTLHGIRAW comes from the exons ATGTTTGCCGGTTCGACAACTTCGACACCATTCTCAGTGAAGGATATTTTAAATCTTCAGCATCATCCTGACATGGCGTCTCTTGGAGAGTCGGCGGAGTTCGATTCGCCTTCCTCCCCTGCTTCCTGTATGCTGGCACGGACCAAACagcagcacttcagtgaaacgcAATCTCTAGCGACATACAATGAGCTGCTGCCTAAACTGAATTCCTGCAAAAATCATGCCAATTATTCCAGCAGTTCATTCGGAAATAATTATTTGGAAATCGACAGCAGAGAAGCAAAAACAAGCAACGGAGCGACGGGAAAAAATAAGG AATGCCGATTGATTGGAGTGAacacggagaaggaaggagagaaaaCTGATGAAGCCGAGCGGCCCCGTCGAAGGAGAAGGAAGCCAAGAGTGCTTTTCTCCCAGGCTCAGGTCTACGAACTCGAGAGGCGGTTTAAACAGCAGAAGTACCTTTCCGCACCCGAGAGGGACCATTTAGCAAACATACTGAAGCTCACCTCCACCCAGGTCAAAATCTGGTTCCAAAATCGCAGATACAAATGTAAAAGGCAACGCCAAGATAAATCTCTGGAGATGGTTGGCCTCCCGCCTCCCAGAAGAATCGCAGTACCAGTTCTCGTTCGAGACGGGAAGCCGTGTCTGGGAGAGTCTTCATCTTATCACTCACCGTATAACATGCACCTCAGCCCTTACGCTTACGGCACTTATGCAAACTATACCAACTACAGTGGTGCAGCCTCCACTGCCAACTATGACTGTAATTATCCCAGTGTTCAAGCCATGCCCCCCTCGACGGCGGCTGGCAGCTTTATGAACATGAACTTCACCGTCAATGAGCTGAACACTGCGGTACAGACTCAAATCCACCAGAACACTGGGGTTTCCACATTGCATGGGATCAGAGCCTGGTAA